Proteins encoded in a region of the Pseudomonas sp. GOM7 genome:
- a CDS encoding methyl-accepting chemotaxis protein — protein MAWFKPPAPTLSDWQRALLAGDIETALAQDDSSLPERLRSCLERGLSDPPVSDGRALGLLCGRLEALQRHTLQAIEQSENNLGEIAARSGEQLTYLDHTRGFLQHSSQSADELRGKLACELDNTQRFFASQFAELQQAIEERTSASHQVIRAIDEIGRTVQLLSINAAIEAAHAGDAGRGFAVVATEIRDLALRTQANTRQAFEQIDMSQLSARLATLLESAEAQLQQLSGQVGTSLSSLHDLFGQMAGRLDEIEGNNRVIAAGVQLGMSTDAQLRGRSNWSRALLSDLSSVYASTQPKQGLQRLLHEERLQLDPDYDRLADIRARGELRVAIEPAFKGLSFRSEPGAELQGLDAELARAFARWLGVKCRFIEHPWDRCLQLLEAGAQRRESEADLVWSAMPPMPGYDRVAFSMPYVFLPYVLAKRAGDTRIQGVEDLADKVLGCINDPAAMATLEERGLRWQANRLKPGGKVELANLLAYSDQSLIHECLANGTVDAFAVDLPIYHWACQGERSPWRGRLEILPGNLSPSLWYYSAAVANQPSNAALLSSIDQFIAHYRKQPAYRELVQRWLGKVYDDSQWRFAAGIHDARSLARA, from the coding sequence ATGGCCTGGTTCAAGCCCCCCGCCCCCACTCTGTCGGACTGGCAGCGAGCCTTGCTCGCTGGTGATATCGAAACGGCCCTCGCGCAGGACGATAGCAGCTTGCCCGAACGCTTGCGGAGTTGCCTCGAACGCGGCCTGAGCGACCCACCCGTCAGCGACGGGCGCGCCCTCGGCCTGCTTTGTGGGCGTCTCGAAGCGCTGCAACGACACACCCTGCAGGCCATCGAGCAGAGCGAAAACAACCTGGGCGAGATTGCCGCACGCAGTGGCGAGCAACTGACCTACCTCGACCATACCCGTGGCTTTCTTCAGCACAGCAGCCAAAGCGCCGATGAACTGCGCGGCAAGCTGGCCTGCGAGCTGGACAATACCCAACGGTTCTTCGCCAGCCAGTTCGCCGAACTGCAACAAGCCATCGAGGAGCGCACCAGTGCCTCGCATCAGGTGATCCGCGCCATCGACGAGATCGGCCGCACCGTGCAACTGCTGTCGATCAATGCCGCCATCGAAGCGGCGCACGCTGGCGATGCCGGGCGTGGCTTCGCCGTGGTCGCCACGGAAATTCGCGACCTGGCCTTGCGCACCCAGGCCAACACCCGCCAGGCCTTCGAGCAGATCGACATGTCGCAACTCAGCGCACGCCTGGCGACCCTGCTCGAAAGTGCCGAGGCGCAGCTACAACAGCTCAGCGGCCAGGTCGGCACTTCGTTGAGCAGCCTGCATGACCTGTTCGGCCAGATGGCTGGGCGCCTCGATGAGATAGAGGGCAACAATCGCGTCATCGCCGCCGGCGTGCAACTCGGCATGAGTACCGATGCGCAACTGCGCGGGCGCAGCAACTGGAGCCGCGCCCTGCTCAGCGACCTCAGCTCGGTATACGCCAGCACGCAGCCCAAGCAAGGCCTGCAACGCCTGCTGCACGAGGAGCGCCTGCAACTCGACCCAGACTACGATCGCCTGGCCGACATCCGCGCCCGCGGCGAACTGCGCGTGGCCATCGAACCCGCTTTCAAGGGTCTGTCCTTCCGCAGCGAGCCAGGTGCCGAACTACAAGGGCTGGATGCCGAACTGGCGCGGGCCTTCGCGCGCTGGCTGGGGGTCAAGTGCCGCTTCATCGAACACCCCTGGGATCGCTGCCTGCAACTGCTGGAGGCCGGTGCCCAACGCCGCGAGAGCGAGGCTGACCTGGTATGGAGCGCCATGCCACCGATGCCCGGCTATGACCGAGTGGCCTTCTCCATGCCCTACGTGTTCCTGCCTTATGTGCTGGCCAAGCGCGCCGGCGACACGCGCATCCAGGGCGTCGAGGATCTGGCCGACAAGGTGCTCGGCTGCATCAACGACCCAGCCGCCATGGCCACCCTGGAAGAACGTGGCCTGCGCTGGCAGGCCAACCGGCTCAAACCGGGCGGCAAGGTCGAACTGGCCAATCTGTTGGCCTACAGCGACCAGAGCCTGATCCATGAATGTCTGGCCAACGGCACGGTGGACGCTTTCGCCGTCGATCTGCCGATCTACCACTGGGCCTGCCAGGGCGAACGCAGCCCCTGGCGCGGGCGCCTGGAGATCCTGCCAGGTAACCTCAGCCCCAGTCTGTGGTACTACTCCGCCGCCGTGGCCAATCAGCCGAGCAATGCCGCGCTGCTGAGCAGCATCGACCAGTTCATCGCCCACTACCGTAAACAACCGGCCTATCGCGAATTGGTGCAACGCTGGTTGGGCAAGGTCTATGACGACAGCCAATGGCGCTTCGCCGCTGGCATTCATGATGCACGCAGCCTGGCCCGTGCCTGA